In the genome of Candidatus Atribacteria bacterium, one region contains:
- the lexA gene encoding transcriptional repressor LexA encodes MLKKEPLDPNHKRTLQLIQEKIKENGYPPTVREICKAVGVTSSATAHKYLTILEKKGYIHREKERSRAIKIIPRTNELPVVGSVAAGEPLWALKDITEVIPIPEQLSGSEECFMVKVEGDSMIGDHILNGDYVMVKPQQNADNGDIVIALLNQEEVTVKRLYKKDNQITLQPSNPLYQPISTKDAIILGKVIGILRRFNGGKK; translated from the coding sequence ATGCTTAAAAAAGAACCCCTTGACCCAAATCATAAAAGGACTCTTCAGTTGATTCAAGAAAAGATCAAAGAAAATGGCTATCCACCCACTGTTCGGGAAATCTGTAAAGCAGTGGGAGTGACTTCCTCTGCCACCGCCCATAAATATCTTACCATTCTGGAAAAGAAAGGTTATATCCATCGGGAGAAGGAAAGATCTCGAGCCATTAAAATTATACCTCGGACCAATGAACTACCTGTCGTGGGAAGCGTGGCCGCAGGAGAACCCTTGTGGGCCTTAAAAGATATCACCGAAGTCATACCGATACCGGAGCAGCTTTCTGGCAGTGAAGAATGTTTTATGGTAAAAGTTGAAGGTGACAGTATGATTGGTGATCATATCCTTAATGGCGATTATGTCATGGTTAAGCCCCAGCAAAATGCTGACAACGGAGACATTGTCATCGCTCTCCTAAATCAGGAGGAAGTGACAGTAAAAAGATTATATAAAAAAGATAATCAGATTACCCTTCAGCCTTCCAACCCTCTTTACCAGCCCATCAGCACCAAAGATGCAATTATCCTGGGTAAGGTTATCGGAATTTTAAGACGATTTAACGGAGGAAAAAAGTAG
- a CDS encoding DUF72 domain-containing protein: MLYVGTSGYSYEDWIGTFYPENTDKKEMLKLYAQKFKVSEINSTYYRIPHPASFYYLQQKVPADFKFAVKANQEMTHSREENPTIFKDFKESIKPLLEAGKFACVLAQFPYSFHHTPSNRDYLLRFKERMEDIPLVVEFRNSYWINKEIFRILKNNDIGFCCVDQPQLKGLIPPIAEATSNLGYIRFHGRNKANWWEHEKAYQRYDYLYSEDELKEWIPKIKKIAEKTTDQYIFMNNHYKGQAVKNALMLIKLLKEEIKAGEIKEKENKQGEQV, encoded by the coding sequence ATGCTATATGTCGGCACCTCTGGTTATAGTTATGAAGATTGGATAGGAACCTTTTATCCTGAAAATACTGATAAAAAAGAGATGCTGAAGTTATATGCCCAAAAGTTTAAGGTTTCTGAAATTAATTCTACCTATTACCGTATCCCCCATCCGGCATCTTTTTATTATTTGCAGCAAAAGGTTCCTGCTGATTTTAAATTTGCAGTAAAAGCCAATCAGGAAATGACTCATAGCCGAGAAGAAAATCCCACTATTTTTAAAGATTTTAAAGAATCCATAAAACCCCTTCTGGAGGCAGGTAAATTTGCCTGCGTGTTAGCCCAGTTCCCTTATTCTTTTCATCATACTCCCTCTAATCGGGATTACCTTCTCCGCTTCAAAGAAAGAATGGAGGATATACCTCTGGTGGTAGAATTTAGAAATTCTTACTGGATAAATAAGGAAATATTCCGGATTTTAAAAAACAACGACATCGGTTTTTGCTGTGTGGACCAACCTCAGCTCAAAGGTTTGATTCCGCCTATTGCTGAAGCGACTTCCAATTTGGGTTATATTCGATTTCACGGTCGAAACAAGGCTAATTGGTGGGAGCACGAAAAGGCTTATCAGAGATATGATTATCTCTATAGCGAAGACGAATTAAAAGAATGGATACCTAAAATAAAAAAGATTGCCGAGAAGACCACCGACCAGTATATTTTTATGAACAATCATTATAAGGGGCAGGCGGTTAAAAACGCCTTGATGTTGATCAAACTTCTTAAAGAAGAAATAAAAGCTGGAGAAATTAAAGAAAAAGAAAATAAGCAAGGAGAACAGGTTTAA